In Streptomyces sp. DG2A-72, one genomic interval encodes:
- a CDS encoding DUF3500 domain-containing protein has product MGGYSLKATAVEMREAVRALLSVLEPEQVRELRAGPDRLDAPELREWTYLPGPRPGLPTEGLGGEQRAAVDALLAAAHSAPGAELARGAIEVERHRRALVGAPGADRYWVRLLGDPDGDGPWGWRMNGHHLAVHVVITAAGMRVTPHFIGAEPARIADAPQAGRRLLGPEEDLARELVTDLDAGRRAKAVFAAAPPEDILTRADPFADPDLLPAGLPYGDMTPGQQRLLERLVRRYLDRAPAAYAQECWSDAVAGGLDALSFAWGGGLVLGDRHYYCVRAPDFLIEYDNTQDDGNHAHSVWRHVRHDWGADLLRAHYTEQHR; this is encoded by the coding sequence GTGGGCGGGTATTCGTTGAAGGCGACGGCCGTGGAGATGCGGGAGGCCGTGCGCGCGCTGCTGTCCGTGCTGGAACCGGAGCAGGTGCGCGAGCTGCGCGCGGGGCCCGACCGGCTGGACGCGCCCGAGCTGCGGGAGTGGACGTATCTGCCGGGCCCGCGCCCCGGACTGCCCACCGAGGGCCTCGGCGGTGAGCAGCGCGCGGCTGTCGACGCGCTGCTGGCCGCGGCGCACAGCGCACCCGGAGCGGAGCTGGCGCGCGGCGCGATCGAGGTGGAGCGGCACCGCCGCGCCCTGGTCGGCGCCCCGGGTGCCGACCGCTACTGGGTGCGACTGCTGGGCGACCCGGACGGCGACGGTCCGTGGGGCTGGCGGATGAACGGCCACCACCTCGCCGTACACGTAGTGATCACGGCGGCGGGAATGCGGGTGACGCCGCACTTCATCGGGGCGGAGCCGGCGCGCATCGCGGACGCTCCGCAGGCGGGCCGCCGGCTGCTGGGGCCGGAGGAGGACCTGGCCCGGGAGCTGGTCACGGACCTGGACGCCGGCCGACGGGCGAAGGCGGTCTTCGCCGCCGCGCCGCCGGAGGACATCCTGACCCGCGCCGACCCGTTCGCCGATCCGGACCTGCTGCCGGCCGGACTGCCCTACGGGGACATGACGCCCGGTCAGCAGCGGCTGCTGGAGCGCCTGGTGCGCCGCTACCTCGACCGCGCGCCCGCGGCGTACGCGCAGGAATGCTGGTCCGATGCCGTGGCAGGAGGACTGGACGCGCTCTCCTTCGCCTGGGGCGGCGGCCTCGTTCTCGGGGACCGGCACTACTACTGCGTTCGGGCCCCGGACTTCCTCATCGAGTACGACAACACGCAGGACGACGGCAACCACGCCCACTCCGTCTGGCGGCACGTCCGCCACGACTGGGGCGCCGACCTGCTGCGCGCCCACTACACGGAGCAGCACCGGTAG
- a CDS encoding DUF475 domain-containing protein, with protein MVLKTFGWSFAVTALGLVAAVLIGGWTAFGIVAILSILEISLSFDNAVVNAGILKKMNAFWQRIFLTIGILIAVFGMRLVFPVVIVAVSASMGPIEAVDLALTDKDRYQQLVTDAHPSIAAFGGMFLLMIFLDFIFEDRDIKWLGWIERPLAKLGKVDMLSVCIALIVLLISALTFASNAHQHGGMHVDKAETVLLSGVAGLITYMIVGGLSGYFEDKLEEEEEREHEEEEAAEREGKPRPAILLAGKAAFFMFLYLEVLDASFSFDGVIGAFAITNDIVLMAIGLGVGAMYVRSLTVYLVRQGTLDDYVYLEHGAHYAIGALAVLLLVTIQYEIHEVITGLIGVTLIAWSFWSSVRRNRAIAAAEGKAGSDEKTEVSSGV; from the coding sequence GTGGTTCTGAAAACCTTCGGCTGGTCGTTCGCGGTCACCGCGCTCGGCCTCGTCGCGGCGGTCCTCATCGGGGGGTGGACCGCCTTCGGTATCGTGGCGATCCTCTCCATCCTTGAGATCTCGCTGTCCTTCGACAACGCAGTGGTCAACGCCGGCATCCTGAAGAAGATGAATGCCTTCTGGCAGCGGATCTTCCTCACGATCGGCATTCTAATCGCCGTCTTCGGCATGCGGCTGGTCTTCCCTGTCGTCATCGTCGCCGTCAGCGCCTCGATGGGTCCGATCGAGGCCGTCGACCTCGCGCTGACCGACAAGGACCGTTACCAGCAGCTCGTCACCGACGCTCACCCGTCGATCGCGGCCTTCGGCGGTATGTTCCTGCTGATGATCTTCCTCGACTTCATCTTCGAGGACCGTGACATCAAGTGGCTCGGCTGGATCGAGCGGCCGCTGGCCAAGCTCGGCAAGGTCGACATGCTGTCGGTCTGCATCGCGCTGATCGTTCTGCTGATCTCGGCCCTGACCTTCGCGAGCAACGCCCACCAGCACGGCGGTATGCACGTCGACAAGGCGGAGACGGTTCTGCTCTCCGGTGTCGCCGGTCTCATCACGTACATGATCGTCGGCGGTCTCTCCGGCTACTTCGAGGACAAGCTCGAGGAAGAGGAGGAGCGTGAGCACGAGGAGGAGGAAGCGGCGGAACGCGAGGGCAAGCCACGCCCGGCGATCCTCCTGGCCGGCAAGGCCGCGTTCTTCATGTTCCTCTACCTCGAGGTCCTGGACGCGTCGTTCTCCTTCGACGGAGTCATCGGTGCCTTCGCCATCACCAACGACATCGTCCTGATGGCCATAGGCCTCGGTGTCGGCGCGATGTACGTCCGGTCGCTCACGGTCTACCTGGTCCGCCAGGGCACCCTCGACGACTACGTGTACCTGGAGCACGGCGCGCACTACGCGATCGGCGCCCTCGCCGTGCTTCTGCTCGTCACCATCCAGTACGAGATCCACGAGGTCATCACCGGCCTGATCGGTGTCACCCTGATCGCCTGGTCCTTCTGGTCCTCCGTCCGCCGCAACCGCGCCATCGCGGCGGCCGAGGGAAAAGCCGGCTCGGACGAGAAGACTGAGGTCTCGTCCGGGGTGTGA
- a CDS encoding Tellurium resistance codes for MGLLDGLLWRGRREAFDSGSAASNAIELTKRHSQVSLTKQDAATGHLRINLAWRMRTSDIGGSQRESLLRHPFKALKPPEVLGHSQSMVNVDLDLGCLYELMDGTKGVVQPLGGFFGDVNAAPYVKLSGDDRFGSASGETIYVNLDHREAIKRILVFVYIYDQTPAFDRTHAIVTLYPSNGPRIEIGLDERHPQARSCAVVMIENVKGEMIVRREVKFVYGFQAELDRLYGWGLQWGRGYKTKAER; via the coding sequence ATGGGCTTGCTGGACGGACTGCTCTGGCGCGGTCGGCGCGAGGCCTTCGACTCGGGCAGCGCCGCGAGCAATGCGATCGAGCTGACCAAGCGGCACAGTCAGGTCTCACTGACCAAGCAGGACGCGGCCACCGGTCATCTGCGCATCAATCTGGCCTGGCGGATGCGGACCTCCGACATAGGCGGCTCCCAGCGGGAGAGCCTGCTGCGGCACCCGTTCAAGGCGCTCAAGCCGCCGGAGGTGCTCGGGCACAGCCAGAGCATGGTCAACGTCGACCTGGACCTCGGCTGCCTGTATGAGCTGATGGACGGCACGAAGGGGGTCGTCCAGCCGCTCGGTGGGTTCTTCGGCGACGTGAACGCCGCGCCGTACGTCAAGCTCAGCGGCGACGACCGGTTCGGCTCGGCGTCCGGCGAGACGATCTACGTCAACCTCGACCATCGCGAGGCCATCAAACGCATCCTGGTCTTCGTCTACATCTACGACCAGACGCCGGCGTTCGACCGTACCCACGCCATCGTCACCCTCTACCCCAGCAACGGCCCCCGCATCGAAATCGGCCTCGACGAACGCCACCCCCAGGCCCGCTCCTGCGCCGTCGTCATGATCGAGAACGTCAAGGGCGAAATGATCGTCCGCCGCGAGGTGAAGTTCGTGTACGGCTTCCAGGCGGAGCTGGATCGGTTGTACGGGTGGGGGCTGCAGTGGGGGCGGGGCTACAAGACAAAGGCGGAACGCTGA
- a CDS encoding zinc ribbon domain-containing protein: MPRYEYRCRTCGDTFELSRPMAESSTPTACPAGHDDTVKLLSTVAVGGTASAPAPAPRASGGGGGCCGGGCCG; this comes from the coding sequence ATGCCTCGCTACGAGTACCGCTGCCGCACCTGCGGAGACACCTTCGAACTGAGCCGCCCGATGGCCGAGTCCTCGACCCCCACCGCGTGCCCTGCGGGGCATGACGACACGGTGAAGCTGCTGTCGACGGTGGCGGTGGGCGGCACCGCTTCTGCCCCGGCCCCCGCGCCCAGGGCGAGCGGCGGGGGCGGCGGTTGCTGCGGTGGTGGGTGCTGCGGCTAG
- a CDS encoding TerD family protein — MTHAMLKGSNVPLNATTVRAVVRWTPGQGVPDVDASALLLGPDGRVRSDEDFVFYNQPRHPSGTVWRLGKKRVAEGPTDTIQTDLTGVEADVSQILLVASADGVTFDRVRGLRIALYDAAVADGEPLAYFDIKPETGQETALICGELYRRGEGWKFRALGEGYVEGLKGLASDFGISVDESEAAEEEAAAAATVQAAPPTAPAQPLPPEQPAAVPAQPAYGYPHPTSQPAYGYPQPVTAAPDSEFRLPPQGPQFIGR; from the coding sequence ATGACGCACGCGATGCTGAAGGGGTCGAACGTCCCACTCAATGCCACCACCGTACGTGCCGTGGTGCGCTGGACGCCCGGGCAGGGGGTCCCGGATGTCGACGCCTCCGCGCTACTCCTCGGCCCCGACGGACGTGTGCGCTCCGACGAGGATTTCGTCTTCTACAACCAGCCCCGGCACCCCTCCGGGACTGTCTGGCGGCTCGGCAAGAAGCGGGTCGCCGAGGGCCCGACCGACACGATCCAGACAGATCTCACCGGTGTCGAGGCCGACGTCAGCCAGATTCTGCTGGTCGCATCGGCCGATGGGGTCACCTTCGACCGCGTACGAGGGCTGCGCATCGCGCTGTACGACGCCGCCGTCGCCGACGGTGAGCCGCTGGCCTACTTCGACATCAAGCCCGAGACCGGCCAGGAGACCGCGCTGATCTGCGGTGAGCTGTACCGGCGTGGGGAGGGGTGGAAGTTCCGGGCGCTGGGCGAGGGCTACGTGGAGGGGCTGAAGGGGCTGGCGTCCGACTTCGGGATCTCGGTGGACGAGTCGGAGGCGGCGGAGGAGGAAGCGGCGGCGGCAGCGACCGTTCAGGCGGCGCCCCCGACCGCTCCGGCGCAGCCGTTGCCGCCGGAGCAGCCGGCCGCGGTGCCTGCGCAGCCGGCGTACGGGTATCCCCATCCGACCAGCCAGCCTGCGTACGGCTACCCGCAGCCGGTGACTGCCGCGCCGGACAGCGAATTCCGACTGCCGCCGCAGGGGCCGCAATTCATCGGCCGCTAG
- a CDS encoding TerD family protein: MGVTLAKGGNVSLSKAAPNLTQVLIGLGWDARSTTGAPFDLDASALMCNGGRVMGDEWFIFYNQLKSPDGSVEHTGDNLTGEGEGDDESILIDLSKVPAQCEKIVFPVSIHMADERGQTFGQVSNAFIRVVNQADGQELARYDLSEDASTETAMIFGEVYRYQGEWKFRAVGQGYASGLRGIALDFGVNVS; encoded by the coding sequence ATGGGCGTCACGCTCGCCAAGGGAGGAAATGTCTCCCTGTCCAAGGCCGCACCGAACCTCACTCAGGTGTTGATCGGTCTCGGCTGGGACGCTCGCTCCACCACCGGAGCCCCGTTCGACCTCGACGCCAGCGCGCTGATGTGCAACGGCGGACGGGTCATGGGTGACGAGTGGTTCATCTTCTACAACCAGCTCAAGAGCCCGGACGGCTCGGTGGAGCACACCGGTGACAACCTCACCGGTGAGGGCGAGGGCGACGACGAGTCGATCCTGATCGACCTCTCCAAGGTGCCGGCCCAGTGCGAGAAGATCGTCTTCCCGGTCTCGATCCACATGGCCGACGAGCGTGGCCAGACCTTCGGTCAGGTCAGCAACGCCTTCATCCGCGTCGTGAACCAGGCCGACGGCCAGGAGCTCGCCCGCTACGACCTCAGTGAGGATGCCTCCACGGAGACCGCCATGATCTTCGGCGAGGTCTACCGCTACCAGGGCGAATGGAAGTTCCGAGCCGTGGGACAGGGGTACGCGTCGGGGCTGAGGGGCATCGCTCTAGACTTTGGAGTCAACGTTTCGTAA
- a CDS encoding DUF4097 family beta strand repeat-containing protein yields the protein MARTVPVRTAAVTGVVALLVVGATACGSSAGDDKTPDHRSFDLKGRTLTVDSDDSALEIIAADDNPEGRIEVTRWFQGTVAIGSDPKVTWSMEDDRLKLRLKCSGMVADCDAEHRIEVPRGITVKIEDGDGSVRARGFEDPLSIRTGDGSVRVTDSSAPLDLQTGDGSIRADVTSQQVRARTGDGSVHLELGAVPDLVESRTGDGSVTMVLPRATYKVSTKTGDGSVDVSVPRDESSSHMVSAETGDGKVTVRSAN from the coding sequence ATGGCCCGCACCGTTCCTGTCCGCACCGCCGCCGTCACCGGCGTCGTGGCACTGCTCGTCGTGGGCGCCACCGCCTGCGGCTCCTCCGCCGGAGACGACAAGACCCCCGACCACCGCTCCTTCGACCTGAAGGGCCGCACCCTCACCGTCGACTCCGACGACTCGGCGTTGGAGATCATCGCCGCGGACGACAACCCGGAGGGCCGGATCGAGGTCACCCGGTGGTTTCAGGGCACCGTCGCCATCGGCAGCGATCCCAAGGTGACCTGGTCCATGGAGGACGACCGGCTGAAGCTGCGGCTGAAGTGCTCCGGCATGGTCGCCGACTGTGACGCCGAGCACCGTATCGAGGTTCCGCGCGGGATCACGGTCAAGATCGAGGACGGCGACGGCAGCGTACGCGCGCGTGGCTTCGAGGACCCGCTGAGCATCCGTACGGGCGACGGCTCGGTCCGGGTCACCGACAGCAGCGCCCCGCTGGACCTGCAGACCGGCGACGGGTCCATACGCGCGGACGTCACCTCGCAGCAGGTGCGCGCCCGGACCGGCGACGGCTCGGTCCACCTCGAACTCGGCGCCGTACCGGACCTGGTGGAGTCCCGCACCGGAGACGGCTCCGTGACGATGGTGCTGCCCCGGGCGACGTACAAGGTGTCGACCAAGACGGGCGACGGCAGCGTGGATGTCTCCGTGCCCCGGGACGAGTCCAGCTCGCACATGGTGTCCGCGGAGACGGGCGACGGGAAAGTCACGGTCCGGAGCGCGAACTAA
- a CDS encoding HpcH/HpaI aldolase/citrate lyase family protein, whose protein sequence is MRHFGHIAPEVRQRLFHQEPCDFSADSSPRLLSAALGATLYSPATRPRLADDILKQADRGVVSMVLCLEDSIDDSEVPGAEENLVRQFTDLAGQEDADLPLLFIRVRTPEQIPDLVRRLGPAARLLSGFVMPKFTEERGIPFLEALESAEGASGRRLFAMPVLESPELLYRESRVETLEGIFRAVDKYRVRVLALRLGVTDFCSSYGLRRAPDMTAYDVQIVASVIADVVNMLGRADGTGFTVTGPVWEYFRVQERMFKPQLRRSPFLEGQAEELREALIEHSMDGLLREITLDQANGLLGKTCIHPSHVLPVHALSVVSHEEFSDAQDILRPERGGGGVLRSAYTNKMNEVKPHRAWAERTMMRAEVFGVANEDIGFVELLAAGIPG, encoded by the coding sequence ATGCGTCATTTCGGGCACATCGCCCCGGAGGTGCGGCAGCGCCTCTTCCACCAGGAGCCGTGCGACTTCAGCGCCGACTCCTCGCCGCGGCTGCTCTCCGCGGCCCTGGGCGCCACGCTCTACAGTCCGGCCACCCGACCCCGGCTCGCGGACGACATCCTCAAGCAGGCCGACCGCGGCGTGGTCTCGATGGTGCTGTGCCTGGAGGACTCGATCGACGACTCGGAGGTCCCGGGCGCCGAGGAGAACCTCGTACGGCAGTTCACGGACCTGGCCGGGCAGGAAGACGCCGACCTGCCCCTTCTCTTCATCCGGGTCCGTACCCCCGAGCAGATCCCCGACCTGGTACGACGCCTCGGCCCGGCCGCCCGGCTGCTGTCCGGATTCGTGATGCCGAAGTTCACCGAGGAGCGCGGCATCCCCTTCCTGGAGGCACTGGAGAGCGCCGAGGGCGCGAGCGGCCGGCGGCTGTTCGCCATGCCGGTGCTCGAATCGCCGGAGCTGCTGTACCGCGAGTCCCGGGTGGAGACCCTGGAGGGCATCTTCCGCGCGGTCGACAAGTACCGCGTGCGGGTGCTGGCGCTGCGCCTCGGCGTCACCGACTTCTGCTCCTCGTACGGCCTGCGCAGAGCCCCCGACATGACGGCGTACGACGTCCAGATCGTCGCCTCCGTGATCGCCGACGTGGTGAACATGCTGGGACGCGCCGACGGCACCGGGTTCACGGTGACCGGGCCGGTGTGGGAGTACTTCCGCGTGCAGGAACGTATGTTCAAGCCCCAGCTGCGCCGCAGCCCCTTCCTGGAAGGGCAGGCCGAGGAACTGCGCGAGGCGCTGATCGAGCACTCCATGGACGGGCTGCTGCGCGAGATCACCCTCGACCAGGCCAACGGCCTGCTCGGCAAGACCTGCATCCACCCCTCGCACGTCCTGCCCGTGCACGCACTCTCCGTGGTCAGTCACGAGGAGTTCAGTGACGCCCAGGACATTCTGCGGCCCGAGCGGGGCGGCGGGGGTGTGCTCAGATCGGCGTACACGAACAAAATGAATGAGGTGAAGCCGCATCGCGCATGGGCCGAGAGGACCATGATGCGCGCCGAGGTCTTCGGTGTGGCGAACGAGGACATCGGCTTCGTCGAACTGCTCGCCGCCGGAATACCCGGCTGA
- a CDS encoding phosphoribosyltransferase: MNRAVNNGVPDQVWTGSWVAERLGVELVGDDQLTGLLGLALRRNPKRAHLLVSNVLGKHVPQSPSVVYGAGFALGRRVRELLGDDEAGRAVVLGYAETATGLGHSVADGLGLAPYLHSTRRPIPGIAPAGGFEESHSHATSHLLLPEDPALLTGDGPLVLVDDEFSTGNTVLNTVRDLHERYPRRRYVVVALVDMRSAADAGRLAEFAGEIGARVDLVAAASGTVRLPEGVLEKGQELVARYEAESAAMGGRSSAGSSWPVAPFPAPLKDAAETASLEGDADAASLGTDGRTTALGARGTARPAPTGPQTTHGRVTRVDLHWPPGLPDGGRHGFTPSHRIRLERALPAMAARLAEALPSDAHRVHILGFEELMYAPLRLARELEQIASDTEVRYSTTTRSPVLAVDDPGYAIRTRLVFPAHDDPADGPGERYAYNVAGAGFDAVVAVVDSTADTPELHAPDGLLARLAAHTPHVLLAVVPSYVPEPPLVPERPDMLPEPLRGPAFSSYAPEEVGWLLQDLSDVTLEAPTEEREEAIQSGGAHYAESLPVEYQPSEQYQELFHAALDTSAARIARAVGAVTELVLAERSPRPVLVSLARAGTPVGVLMRRWAERRHGLDLLHYAVSIVRGRGIDANALRWLAAHHDPADVVFVDGWTGKGAITRELADALREFEEAEGVSGFDPEIAVLADPGACVRTYGTREDFLIPSACLNSTVSGLISRTVLRADLVGPNDYHGAKFYRELAGADVSVDFLDAVAARFPEVADAVDALAKELLSADRSPTWEGWAAVERISEEYGIHDVNLVKPGVGETTRVLLRRVPWKILARAGAGADLDHVRLLAEQRGVPVEEVAELPYTCVGLIHPKYTRGATGADGTAVTV; this comes from the coding sequence ATGAACAGGGCAGTGAACAACGGGGTGCCGGACCAGGTGTGGACCGGCAGCTGGGTCGCCGAGCGGCTCGGCGTCGAACTCGTCGGCGACGACCAGCTGACCGGCCTGCTGGGGCTGGCGCTGCGCCGCAACCCCAAGCGGGCGCATCTGCTGGTCTCCAATGTGCTCGGCAAACACGTACCGCAGTCACCGTCCGTGGTGTACGGCGCCGGCTTCGCACTCGGCCGCCGGGTCCGCGAACTGCTCGGCGACGACGAGGCGGGCCGCGCGGTGGTCCTGGGATACGCCGAAACCGCCACCGGCCTCGGCCACTCCGTGGCCGACGGTCTCGGCCTCGCCCCCTACCTGCACTCCACCCGCCGCCCGATCCCCGGCATCGCCCCCGCGGGCGGCTTCGAGGAGTCCCACTCCCACGCCACGTCGCATCTGCTATTGCCGGAGGACCCGGCGCTGCTCACCGGCGACGGTCCGCTGGTGCTGGTCGACGACGAGTTCTCCACCGGGAACACGGTGCTGAACACCGTCCGGGATCTTCATGAGCGGTATCCGCGGCGGCGGTACGTGGTCGTCGCCCTGGTCGACATGCGCTCGGCGGCGGACGCGGGTCGCCTCGCGGAATTCGCCGGGGAGATCGGCGCGCGGGTGGACCTGGTGGCGGCGGCCTCGGGCACCGTACGCCTGCCGGAGGGGGTACTGGAGAAGGGCCAGGAGCTGGTGGCGCGGTACGAGGCAGAGAGTGCCGCGATGGGTGGGCGGTCGTCTGCGGGATCGTCGTGGCCGGTCGCGCCGTTCCCCGCGCCCCTTAAGGACGCTGCAGAGACCGCGAGCCTTGAGGGCGATGCCGACGCCGCGAGCCTTGGGACCGACGGGCGGACCACCGCCCTAGGGGCGCGGGGAACTGCGCGACCAGCCCCCACCGGCCCGCAGACGACCCACGGCCGAGTCACCCGTGTCGACCTGCACTGGCCCCCCGGCCTCCCCGACGGCGGCCGTCACGGCTTCACCCCCTCGCACCGAATACGGCTGGAGCGCGCCCTCCCCGCGATGGCGGCGCGGCTCGCCGAAGCCCTGCCCTCCGATGCGCACCGCGTGCACATCCTCGGCTTCGAGGAGCTGATGTACGCCCCGCTCAGGCTCGCCCGTGAGCTGGAGCAGATCGCGTCGGATACGGAGGTGCGCTACTCCACCACCACCCGCTCACCCGTCCTCGCGGTCGACGACCCCGGCTATGCGATCCGCACCCGCCTGGTCTTCCCCGCCCACGACGACCCGGCCGACGGTCCCGGCGAGCGCTACGCCTACAACGTGGCAGGCGCCGGATTCGACGCCGTGGTCGCCGTGGTCGACTCCACCGCCGACACCCCCGAACTGCACGCGCCCGACGGCCTGTTGGCCCGGCTCGCCGCGCACACCCCGCATGTCCTGCTCGCGGTCGTGCCGTCGTACGTCCCCGAGCCCCCGCTCGTCCCCGAAAGGCCCGACATGCTGCCCGAGCCCCTTCGCGGCCCCGCCTTCTCCTCGTACGCACCCGAGGAGGTCGGCTGGCTGCTGCAGGATCTCTCGGACGTGACGCTGGAGGCGCCGACCGAGGAACGCGAGGAGGCCATCCAGAGCGGTGGCGCGCACTACGCGGAGTCGCTGCCGGTGGAGTACCAGCCGAGCGAGCAGTACCAGGAGCTGTTTCACGCGGCACTGGACACGTCCGCGGCGCGGATCGCGCGGGCGGTGGGTGCGGTGACGGAGCTGGTGCTCGCCGAGCGGTCACCCCGCCCGGTCCTCGTGTCCCTCGCCCGCGCCGGCACGCCCGTCGGGGTCCTGATGCGCCGCTGGGCCGAGCGCCGGCACGGCCTCGATCTGCTGCACTACGCGGTGTCGATCGTGCGTGGCCGGGGCATCGACGCGAACGCCCTGCGCTGGCTGGCCGCCCACCACGACCCTGCCGACGTGGTGTTCGTCGACGGCTGGACCGGCAAGGGCGCCATCACCCGCGAACTCGCCGACGCCCTGCGGGAGTTCGAGGAGGCCGAGGGGGTGTCCGGCTTCGACCCGGAGATCGCGGTGCTGGCCGACCCGGGCGCGTGCGTCCGGACGTACGGCACGCGGGAGGACTTTCTCATCCCTTCCGCCTGCCTCAACTCGACGGTGTCGGGCCTGATTTCACGTACGGTGCTGCGCGCGGACCTGGTCGGGCCGAACGACTACCACGGCGCGAAGTTCTACCGCGAACTCGCCGGCGCGGATGTGTCGGTGGACTTCCTGGACGCGGTGGCCGCGCGCTTCCCGGAGGTGGCGGACGCGGTGGACGCGCTCGCCAAGGAGCTGCTGTCCGCGGACCGTTCGCCGACCTGGGAGGGCTGGGCGGCGGTCGAGCGGATCAGCGAGGAGTACGGCATCCATGACGTGAACCTCGTCAAGCCGGGCGTCGGCGAGACGACACGCGTGCTGCTGCGCCGGGTGCCGTGGAAGATCCTGGCGCGGGCCGGGGCGGGCGCCGACCTGGACCACGTACGACTGCTGGCCGAACAGAGAGGTGTCCCGGTGGAAGAGGTCGCCGAACTGCCCTACACCTGCGTGGGGTTGATCCATCCCAAGTACACGCGCGGTGCGACGGGCGCCGACGGCACGGCGGTGACGGTCTGA
- a CDS encoding HAD family hydrolase, with translation MPVLVASDLDRTLIYSAGALALTMPDPRAPRLLCVEVHESKPLSYMTETAAGLLTELGDAAVFVPTTTRTRKQYERINLPGPAPRYAICANGGHLLVDGVSDPDWYARVTARLADECASLAEVREHLMETADPLWVRKHRVAEDLFAYLVVERELLPEDWVKELAVWAENRGWTVSLQGRKVYAVPKPLTKSAAMRELARRTGADLTLAAGDSLLDADLLLAADQGWRPGHGELADADWTAPTISPLQERGVLAGERILREFLKATRTTTP, from the coding sequence ATGCCGGTGCTCGTCGCGAGCGACCTCGACCGCACGCTCATCTACTCCGCGGGCGCCCTCGCCCTGACCATGCCGGACCCGCGGGCGCCCCGGCTGCTCTGCGTCGAGGTGCACGAGAGCAAGCCGCTGTCGTACATGACGGAGACGGCGGCCGGACTGCTGACGGAACTGGGCGACGCGGCGGTCTTTGTGCCGACGACCACCCGGACCCGTAAGCAGTACGAGCGCATCAACCTGCCCGGCCCGGCGCCGAGATACGCGATCTGCGCGAACGGCGGGCACCTGCTCGTGGACGGGGTCTCCGACCCGGACTGGTACGCGCGGGTGACGGCCCGGCTGGCGGACGAGTGCGCGTCGCTGGCGGAAGTGCGGGAGCACTTGATGGAGACGGCCGATCCGCTGTGGGTGCGCAAGCACCGGGTCGCCGAGGATCTCTTCGCCTACCTGGTCGTGGAGCGTGAGCTGCTGCCCGAGGACTGGGTGAAGGAGCTGGCGGTCTGGGCGGAGAACCGCGGCTGGACGGTGTCGCTCCAGGGCCGCAAGGTCTACGCCGTCCCGAAGCCGCTGACCAAGAGCGCGGCCATGCGGGAGCTGGCCCGCCGCACGGGCGCCGATCTGACCCTCGCGGCCGGCGACTCCCTCCTCGACGCCGACCTGCTCCTCGCGGCCGACCAGGGCTGGCGGCCAGGGCATGGCGAGCTGGCCGACGCGGACTGGACCGCTCCGACGATCAGCCCGTTGCAGGAAAGGGGGGTGCTGGCGGGGGAGCGAATCCTGAGGGAGTTCTTGAAGGCGACCCGCACGACAACGCCGTAA
- a CDS encoding ATP-binding protein, with protein sequence MIVWLNGTHGAGKTTTSALVQQLIPDSRVFDAEKVGETLMDITPGLPATDNFQHWPPWRPLVVETARRVLDYTGGTLVVPMTVLVEPYWREISTGLAEHAIPVRHFVLHADQETLRGRIAGDTVLGPNSPFRLKYLEPYAEAARTWLHREAEVVDTTHLTPTEAALRIAEAVKS encoded by the coding sequence ATGATCGTATGGCTCAACGGCACTCATGGCGCAGGCAAGACGACGACCAGTGCACTCGTGCAGCAACTGATCCCGGATTCACGAGTGTTCGACGCCGAGAAGGTCGGCGAGACCCTCATGGACATCACGCCAGGGCTGCCCGCGACGGACAACTTCCAGCACTGGCCGCCGTGGCGGCCGCTCGTCGTCGAGACCGCCCGCCGCGTACTCGACTACACCGGCGGCACTCTGGTGGTGCCCATGACCGTCCTGGTCGAGCCGTACTGGCGCGAGATCAGTACGGGCCTCGCCGAACACGCCATCCCGGTACGGCACTTCGTCCTCCACGCCGACCAGGAGACCCTCCGCGGACGCATCGCGGGCGACACTGTTCTTGGCCCGAACTCCCCGTTCCGCCTCAAATACCTCGAGCCCTATGCCGAGGCGGCCCGCACCTGGCTGCACCGCGAGGCCGAGGTCGTCGACACCACCCACCTCACGCCCACCGAGGCCGCCCTGCGGATCGCGGAAGCCGTCAAGAGCTGA